A single region of the Plantactinospora soyae genome encodes:
- a CDS encoding ferredoxin reductase family protein — translation MEPYDRSGRLFFHIVFWSALATSVELWWLNTPSESIRTTADILIAGGRLTGMVGGFLLLAQVLLMSRVRWLERWIGAHSLLIWHRELGAFLLLAILAHAGLIAVGYSKLTNEPVVAGTWRLLNTYEDMLSATLATGILIGIALLAIRAIRRMMNYELWYYLHLSTYLVLLFGYGHQFAAGQELSKPGFGRYFWAGLYFFVIGCVLWGRIISPIAFNMRHRLRVEDVVPEAPDMVSIYISGNRLDELDARAGQYFRWRFLTKGGWWQAHPFSLSAAPNEQWLRLTVKVVGDHTESLQYLEPGTRIFAEGPSGVFTADRAIRPRALLIAGGSGIAPIRALLEDLPEHTVVIYRSRSEDELLFRDELDWLARARNAQVWYVIGSREDPAPRHLFTAKGMRELVPDVRRRDIYLCGPPGLVDVSMRTMRKLRVPRRQMHLDPFEF, via the coding sequence GTGGAGCCGTACGACCGCAGTGGTCGGCTCTTCTTCCACATCGTCTTCTGGTCGGCGCTGGCCACCAGTGTCGAGCTGTGGTGGCTGAACACGCCGTCCGAGTCGATCAGAACCACCGCCGACATCCTGATCGCCGGTGGCCGGCTCACCGGCATGGTCGGCGGCTTCCTGCTGCTCGCCCAGGTGCTGCTGATGAGCCGGGTACGCTGGCTGGAACGCTGGATCGGGGCGCACTCGCTGCTCATCTGGCACCGGGAACTCGGCGCCTTCCTGCTCCTGGCCATCCTCGCCCACGCCGGACTGATCGCCGTCGGCTACAGCAAGCTCACCAACGAGCCGGTGGTGGCCGGCACCTGGCGGCTGCTGAACACGTACGAGGACATGCTCAGCGCGACGTTGGCCACCGGCATCCTGATCGGGATCGCGCTGCTCGCCATCCGGGCGATCCGCCGGATGATGAACTACGAGCTCTGGTACTACCTGCACCTGAGCACCTACCTCGTGCTGCTGTTCGGCTACGGCCACCAGTTCGCCGCCGGGCAGGAGCTGTCCAAGCCCGGCTTCGGCCGGTACTTCTGGGCCGGCCTGTACTTCTTCGTCATCGGGTGCGTCCTCTGGGGACGGATCATCTCGCCGATCGCCTTCAACATGCGGCACCGGCTGCGGGTCGAGGACGTCGTCCCGGAGGCACCGGACATGGTGTCGATCTACATCTCCGGAAATCGGCTCGACGAGCTCGACGCCCGGGCGGGGCAGTACTTCCGCTGGCGGTTCCTGACCAAGGGCGGCTGGTGGCAGGCGCACCCGTTCTCGCTCTCGGCGGCCCCGAACGAGCAGTGGCTGCGGTTGACCGTCAAGGTGGTCGGCGACCACACCGAGTCCCTCCAGTACCTGGAGCCCGGCACCCGGATCTTCGCCGAGGGGCCGTCCGGGGTGTTCACCGCCGACCGTGCGATCCGGCCCAGGGCCCTGCTCATCGCCGGTGGCAGTGGCATCGCGCCGATCCGGGCCCTGCTGGAGGACCTGCCCGAGCACACCGTGGTGATCTACCGGTCCCGCAGCGAGGACGAGCTGCTGTTCCGGGACGAGCTGGACTGGCTGGCCCGGGCCCGCAACGCCCAGGTCTGGTACGTCATCGGTTCCCGGGAGGACCCGGCACCCCGGCACCTCTTCACCGCCAAGGGCATGCGGGAACTCGTCCCGGACGTACGTCGGCGGGACATCTACCTCTGTGGACCTCCCGGCCTGGTGGACGTGTCGATGCGTACCATGCGCAAGCTCCGGGTCCCGCGTCGACAGATGCATCTCGACCCGTTCGAATTCTGA
- a CDS encoding FMN-binding protein has protein sequence MRRAAFAVLGTAIGTVLLIGAKLGTPTSGADTQVALEETADETAATPTATAKAPAGKKTTPPPAKKPPASGLVDGTFAGANAKYDYGTIKVTITVKAGKVSDVDASYPDEDPTSAGINENAIPKLRQQVLAAQSAAKITTVSGASLTSAAYKASLQSALDKAKA, from the coding sequence GTGCGTCGCGCCGCGTTCGCCGTACTCGGTACCGCCATCGGCACCGTCCTGCTGATCGGTGCCAAGCTCGGCACCCCGACCTCAGGTGCCGACACCCAGGTCGCGCTGGAGGAGACCGCCGACGAGACCGCCGCCACCCCCACGGCGACCGCCAAGGCCCCGGCCGGCAAGAAGACCACCCCGCCGCCCGCGAAGAAGCCGCCGGCGAGTGGACTGGTCGACGGCACCTTCGCCGGAGCCAACGCCAAGTACGACTACGGCACCATCAAGGTCACCATCACCGTCAAGGCCGGCAAGGTGTCGGACGTCGACGCCAGCTACCCGGACGAGGACCCGACCAGCGCCGGGATCAACGAGAACGCGATTCCGAAGCTGCGCCAGCAGGTGCTCGCCGCGCAGAGCGCCGCCAAGATAACCACGGTCTCCGGGGCCAGCCTGACCAGTGCCGCGTACAAGGCGTCGTTGCAGTCGGCGCTCGACAAGGCGAAGGCCTGA
- a CDS encoding FAD:protein FMN transferase: MGTPISVQLTDPLPARRLEELAEQTFDWFREVDQRFSTYKEDSEVNRFDRGELALADGSADLRLVVEACADLWRDTDGYFDAYATGRFDPSGFVKGWSVQVASDRLLAAGCRSHWINAGGDIRAHGGPRPGEPWRIGVRHPWQPDKVCWVLGSTDFAIATSGTYERGFHVIDPYRGEPATGLTSVTVVGKDLGRADAYATAGVAMGRSGLRWLAELPGYEVGIVTSDELSYRSDGFPVLPGEPAGPAPLPGRSDLADQPVPRIG; this comes from the coding sequence ATGGGTACGCCGATCAGTGTGCAGCTCACCGACCCACTTCCGGCACGCCGGCTGGAGGAGTTGGCCGAGCAGACCTTCGACTGGTTCCGCGAGGTGGACCAGCGGTTCAGCACCTACAAGGAGGACAGCGAGGTCAACCGGTTCGACCGGGGTGAACTCGCCCTCGCGGACGGCTCCGCCGACCTGCGGCTGGTCGTCGAGGCCTGTGCGGACCTGTGGCGGGACACCGACGGCTACTTCGACGCGTACGCGACCGGGCGGTTCGATCCGTCCGGTTTCGTGAAGGGCTGGTCGGTGCAGGTGGCCTCGGACCGGCTGCTCGCCGCCGGCTGTCGCTCGCACTGGATCAACGCTGGTGGGGACATCCGGGCCCATGGCGGCCCCCGTCCCGGTGAGCCGTGGCGGATCGGGGTCCGGCACCCGTGGCAGCCGGACAAGGTCTGCTGGGTGCTGGGCAGCACCGACTTCGCGATCGCGACCTCCGGCACCTACGAGCGGGGATTCCACGTCATCGACCCGTACCGGGGCGAGCCGGCCACCGGGCTGACCTCGGTGACCGTGGTCGGCAAGGATCTCGGCCGGGCCGACGCGTACGCCACCGCCGGGGTGGCGATGGGGCGGTCGGGGCTGCGTTGGCTGGCCGAACTGCCCGGCTACGAGGTCGGCATCGTCACCTCCGACGAGCTGAGTTACCGCTCGGACGGCTTTCCGGTGCTGCCGGGCGAACCGGCGGGACCGGCACCGCTGCCGGGCCGGTCCGACCTGGCGGACCAGCCCGTACCGAGGATCGGGTAG